From the genome of Cydia amplana chromosome 24, ilCydAmpl1.1, whole genome shotgun sequence:
TGCCCGAAGCTGCTGAAAAACATGCTGTCGTCGAACGCCCGGGCGTCCAAGCACCGCACGCCGCTCAGGTCCTTCAGGTACTCGTTAAGATCCCCGAGGGGCTTCCGGGATTCCTCGGGTGATTTACTGGATATGCTGAAATGAACAAACGATAGATTTGATTTTTGGCTTTATTAGTACTAACATGTGTAAAGATGTTTTTGATAGaattataaattttttttaatttgttattagcCTATTTGAGtgcactgctgggcaaaggcctctcccctggttCTCCAGACCTCCCGATATTGTGCTTCCTCCAGCCAATAATTAAgttgaattaaattaattaagtaaaaaaCTGAGTCTTTGAATATAAACTTATCAAGACCCTAACTTGATGAGGTTTCTTGTTTGATAAAATGTTTCTATTGCTAACTTTGCATTGTGACCAAGGTTTTAATGGTATGCTAAGTTTTGAATTAATCAGAACATTTGGGAACCTGAAATGGGGAAAGATTGAGTTTAGAATTTCACCAAagtttcaaaaaaaatcttgcaATAATCCTTATTAGGGTTTTTATAAATAgaatttttttgtctgtttctatATTTGATTTACCTTGAACTAATCAAATTCCTTATTCTACTTTCCACATCCGTATCCTCAGTCTCCTCTTCTTTGCCGCCCTGGCCCTGTTTCACAAACTGGATTTTAGAAGACTTTGGTGCCGGGCCATCTTTGATAACGCCGCCTTCACGCTTGACACCTCGCGCTCGGTCCTCAGCAGCATCAGAAGCTGATACAAATGTCCTTTGGAGTTTGCCTTTCTTTGACTTTCTGTAGATGCTTGCTACCTATGAAATAATTTCGTAAGTTACTACTGAGTCATAAAATCTAAATACACCAAAAAATCGCCTAAAACAGGAGATTGAATGAGAACAGGCCATGGACAAACGGAAAGTTGCGTACTATGCGGGAAATTATACTTAATgtgctttttattaaaaacaattcAAAAGATGCTATGGTTAGACAAACATCAAAATCAAGAGGGAAAATTTAGCTTACTTCTTGTGAGAGCCTTGCAACTTCTTGCATCACTTCTGTGGGGTACCGGCAGCCCATGAACTCCATGTTAGCGAAGACTCTAGCTAGGCAAACCAGCCTGTCTTTAGGATATTCGTTCTTCCATCGTTCTATGAACGCCTTTCTTAACTGCCAATGTTCTTCGCACTCGTGGTCCTCTCTCTGACTTTCGACGTCCCAATTGACGTCGAAAGACATTATTAATGAATTGGTTATTTAATTGTAGCACTTTAATTTAGAATTAAACGATAATTCCAGAAATAATTTGTGTACATATTGTAAAACACAAATTGACATTTCTAACCTCAAAACGATGTTGCCAtatgaaataattataaagtaaAAACGGTAAAAACAATGCTTCAAACAACTTTTAATGCGTTTTGTTATTccattatatatttttggacGAATTGATATCTCATACAAAGCAAATATTTACTCTCATATAAACTTTTACATTTAGTAAAATTGgatgattattttataaaaagggTATTTTGGTTTCGTTTTGGTGTTATTTGGTTGCATTACTAGTTCAATATTAGTTTTGGAAGAATGGGAAACAAAACgttgattttttgatttttgaaattttcttCTTGACAGTTCGCTGTTTGTTGTTTTGTGGAAATCCTGCAGTTTTTCAGAAAAATCTCATTGTATTCAGCAATAATACTGTCGGTAATACCTTAAATTTACTTGACTAGAGTTACAAGTTATATAAAGGTATCTTAATTactttttgtttgtttatttcgcTGACAACGCGGTTCTTTCAATTTTCCGGAAGTGTGGGTACCCACAAGTACGAATTTGCTTTTACAATATGTTCATGACAACTATCACTACTTCTCTTCGATGGTATGAGTAGTAAAAATGTCTGTAATCATGCACCATTCATATGGACACGCGGAACTTTAGGCATCCTTGAAATATAGTATACAATTGAATCCTCAAGAAACTTTTGTGCAATTGCCAAAACACTATCAACATGGCTTCAAAAAACCTAATAGAGTTTGAGAAAGCCATGAAATACATGGAACCCATGGAAGTGAACGATTATCTTCAAAAAACACTGGactttttgaaaagaaacaacaGCGAAGTATACTTTCCCTCCATCTCGCCTTACGTCGAGGGGTTTTTGGTAAATTTGGTCACTGATACGAGGAACTTGAAGAGCAAGGCCTTCAAGGATCAGGACAGAGTGCTTGCCGAGGAGATCATTCAAGTTCTGGAGATGTCTCGTGAGGTGTTTCGGTGGACACATGCTTATGAGAATGGAAAGTAAGTTTACGGAATTAAAATAATGCTTAATTAGATAGATATAATGTCTTATAGGAAAcaatctatagtttgtcaaaggactgtcttatttcatatcttacactagtatactagcacccaaaagaaaaggttgagtatacttttttttgttcttatttactgacaaattggtttgaccacctatacataatttaatttaaatatataaatataaaagaaaaggatgagtatagttttcctgatttACTGAccaacaaattggtttgaccaaccaaccaccaaccaaccaaccaaccaaccaaccaaccaccaaccaaccaacttGACCAACTTTAAACAGggtaaatttatgtaaaattatactttgttttttttctacagGCTCTTAGTGTACAAAAAGATATTTTCTAATAAGATTAAGAAAAAGCCAGTCAAGCTGAGGTaaggcttattttattttattatggtttACTTTTCATATAATTCAATTAACCATCTAACTGATTACTTTGCTTACTTTATCTtttctaataaattaataataatgtgcCTCCcgctttttatattatttctaattAGAATTACAAGCTCTTTTCATCTTTTGACCTTACAAGGAgaagttttacatttttttcccattctataaattttttgattaaaaaatatgtgaaaATAGATCTCATGTTTCTGAGAATGAAATTGCCCAAATATCATAAAGTATAGCGAtggtttttgtaaaatgttccaACACACCATTATACATGTTGCATCGTGCATTGCATTTGCAAAAAGCAACACTACTCATCACTTGTCATtccttttgaataaattaacaaAACATCTCGGTTTCTGCTTACAACATAATAAGCTTTTCTTAAAACCCATTTAACATTTCACAGCGCCATAGCCGACCGCTTAATCCAAGCACGAGCTATCCGACCACCTCACTCAGCAAACCCACCCGCCCCCGTACCTCACGGCCTCCGACAACCTCGCACACGCGCTCTCTTGCCTCATCCCCCCGCCACCATGCTACCACACTCACATGCAACCCCTCTCCGCCCTCCAGAACCCACCGGCACCATCAAAGTCCGTTTCCTAGACAAAACTTTACGCTTCATCAAAAGTACTCAAACCAAATTGTCCTATGAAGAAATGCATTTAAGCCAAGCGGAGTATATATATAATCTGTTGAAGCATCGGGACAAGGATGTTGGGTTCGGGTATAACTCGCTTTACGCACCGCTTTGGGAGGCCATGGAGGAATGTGTCGATTGTACGTTTGAGGTGACGCTTAAGGAAACTAGTGGGAGAGAGACAGCGTAAGTTTTTGCTTGATTTTGTTTTGCTGTAGTTCGGTAAAA
Proteins encoded in this window:
- the LOC134659086 gene encoding uncharacterized protein LOC134659086; this encodes MASKNLIEFEKAMKYMEPMEVNDYLQKTLDFLKRNNSEVYFPSISPYVEGFLVNLVTDTRNLKSKAFKDQDRVLAEEIIQVLEMSREVFRWTHAYENGKLLVYKKIFSNKIKKKPVKLRTLLLEKVPKNTNKSKKDKEKTNNIVSEKKNTNETHKDKNVSNRSHKENKDSNIQPDQSL